The proteins below come from a single Halostagnicola larsenii XH-48 genomic window:
- a CDS encoding enolase, whose protein sequence is MDYDRIADLSVEIDSVSTDQLEAETTSDFTRVTTLFSLSGPDGDRGTCTGTGEDVTYESEEHRALAETGLPDLTGEYTIDSFSARLADVDLFPAGAPDREVFRNYRRWGIESAALDLALRQAGTDLGTELERSYDPVRFVASTRLGDPPSTDRLEQLRKRVPGVEFKLDPTPEWNDPVVAAVANTAPVRILDLKGQYAGTDVDVPADPALYRRVLEAFPQAVIEDPALTAETEAIFDDPDVRARVSWDAPIHGLKDVEALPWEPDWLNIKPSRFGSLESLLETIAFCEERDVRLYGGGQFELGVGRTQIQTVASLYYPDTPNDVAPRLYNVPGIAEELPASPLEIPTEGDGFGW, encoded by the coding sequence ATGGACTACGATCGAATCGCCGACCTCTCAGTCGAGATCGACTCGGTTTCGACGGATCAACTCGAGGCTGAGACGACCAGCGACTTCACCCGCGTGACGACGTTGTTCTCTCTGTCGGGACCGGACGGAGACCGCGGGACCTGTACGGGAACGGGCGAGGACGTCACCTACGAGAGCGAGGAACACCGCGCGTTGGCGGAGACCGGACTGCCGGACCTCACCGGCGAGTACACGATCGACTCGTTTTCGGCCCGTCTCGCCGACGTCGATCTCTTTCCCGCGGGCGCTCCCGACCGCGAGGTGTTCCGAAACTATCGCCGTTGGGGCATAGAGAGCGCCGCGCTCGATTTGGCGCTCCGCCAGGCGGGAACGGACCTCGGCACCGAACTCGAGCGCTCGTACGACCCGGTCCGGTTCGTCGCCAGCACGCGCCTCGGCGACCCACCGTCGACCGATCGCCTCGAGCAACTGCGCAAGCGGGTTCCCGGTGTCGAGTTCAAACTCGATCCGACGCCGGAATGGAACGACCCGGTCGTCGCGGCGGTCGCGAACACGGCACCGGTTCGGATCCTGGATCTCAAGGGCCAGTACGCGGGAACCGACGTGGACGTACCCGCGGACCCGGCGCTGTATCGTCGCGTTCTCGAGGCGTTCCCGCAGGCGGTGATCGAGGACCCCGCGCTGACCGCGGAGACCGAAGCCATCTTCGACGATCCGGACGTACGCGCTCGGGTCTCCTGGGACGCGCCGATCCACGGCCTCAAGGACGTCGAGGCGCTTCCGTGGGAACCCGACTGGCTCAACATCAAACCTTCTCGGTTCGGCTCGCTCGAGTCGCTACTCGAGACGATCGCGTTCTGCGAGGAGCGGGACGTTCGGCTGTACGGCGGCGGCCAGTTCGAACTCGGCGTCGGTCGAACCCAGATTCAGACGGTGGCCTCGTTGTACTACCCGGACACTCCGAACGACGTCGCCCCGCGACTGTACAACGTCCCGGGAATCGCCGAGGAGTTACCCGCGAGTCCGCTCGAGATCCCGACCGAGGGTGACGGGTTCGGCTGGTAA
- a CDS encoding ABC1 kinase family protein has protein sequence MAAYARDRRRFFLFGGSRRVDPETHRHRAEVLLESLLTLGPTFIKLGQLLSTRPDILPPEYIEVLSALQDEVPPADWEEAKVVLEEELGPVDERYEAFDTDAISGASLGQVYRAKTDGTDVAVKIRRPGIETLVETDLRVIRWSMPLLLYFVDESRSFSLENLAEEFSRTIREEMDYEREARMLAEIKANFADDDRVRVPAVLESHSGSRVLTMEYVGGTKINDVDELDRKGIDRSEVAESLQRAYLQMIIDDGVFHADPHPGNLAVTDDGTIVFYDFGMSGKVDEFVQGKIVEFYIAVANQDIDAILDALVEIGTLSPDADRAVMANVMELAIQNARGEAVEQYRVQQIVGQIEDSIYEFPFRLPKNLALVLRVATVVEGVCLTLDPDFDFISTATDYLTEEGYREESIRKYLEESGEQIRRSGESLTRIAPKIERTLDRIERDDLRVRVGVEDEKNVFAVLAKRLIYGMLLTMSLFSMGVLYALGAPEASIVAAVFGAAVTVQLYRSFRERRGLRAEPQFAQQRFRQRQREK, from the coding sequence TTGGCCGCCTATGCTCGCGACCGACGGCGCTTTTTCCTGTTCGGTGGCTCGAGACGGGTCGATCCGGAGACCCACCGACATCGGGCCGAAGTTTTGCTCGAGTCGCTGTTGACGCTCGGGCCGACGTTTATCAAACTCGGACAGTTGCTCTCGACCCGACCCGATATCCTTCCGCCGGAGTACATCGAGGTCCTCTCGGCCTTGCAGGACGAGGTTCCGCCGGCCGACTGGGAAGAGGCGAAAGTCGTGCTCGAGGAGGAACTCGGACCGGTCGACGAGCGGTACGAGGCGTTCGACACCGACGCGATCAGCGGGGCGAGTCTGGGCCAGGTGTACCGGGCCAAGACCGACGGGACGGACGTCGCAGTCAAGATCCGCCGCCCCGGCATCGAGACGCTCGTCGAGACCGACCTTCGGGTGATCCGGTGGTCGATGCCGCTGCTTTTGTACTTCGTCGACGAATCGCGCTCGTTCTCCCTCGAGAACTTGGCAGAGGAGTTCTCGCGGACGATTCGCGAGGAGATGGACTACGAGCGCGAGGCGCGGATGTTAGCGGAGATCAAGGCGAACTTCGCGGACGACGATCGGGTCCGCGTTCCGGCGGTGCTCGAGAGCCATTCCGGATCGCGCGTGCTCACGATGGAGTACGTCGGGGGGACGAAGATCAACGACGTCGACGAACTCGACCGAAAGGGGATCGACCGGAGCGAGGTCGCAGAATCCCTCCAGCGGGCCTACCTGCAGATGATCATCGACGACGGCGTGTTTCACGCCGATCCGCATCCGGGGAACCTCGCGGTGACCGACGACGGAACGATCGTCTTCTACGACTTCGGGATGTCCGGAAAGGTCGACGAGTTCGTCCAGGGGAAGATCGTCGAGTTCTACATCGCGGTCGCGAATCAGGATATCGACGCGATACTGGACGCGTTAGTCGAAATCGGTACCCTGAGTCCCGACGCCGATCGCGCGGTGATGGCGAACGTAATGGAATTGGCGATCCAGAACGCACGCGGCGAGGCCGTTGAGCAGTACCGCGTCCAGCAGATCGTCGGCCAGATCGAGGATTCGATCTACGAGTTCCCCTTCCGCCTGCCGAAAAACCTCGCGCTCGTTCTTCGCGTTGCGACCGTCGTCGAGGGCGTCTGTCTCACCCTCGATCCGGACTTCGATTTCATCTCGACGGCGACCGACTACCTCACCGAGGAGGGCTACCGCGAGGAGTCGATCCGCAAGTACCTCGAGGAATCCGGCGAGCAGATCCGACGATCGGGCGAATCTCTGACCCGAATTGCGCCGAAGATCGAACGAACGCTCGATCGCATCGAGCGCGACGACCTCCGCGTTCGGGTCGGCGTCGAGGACGAGAAGAACGTTTTCGCGGTGCTGGCAAAGCGGCTCATCTACGGGATGTTGCTGACGATGTCGCTCTTTTCGATGGGCGTCCTCTACGCGCTCGGTGCGCCCGAAGCGTCGATCGTCGCCGCCGTTTTCGGGGCGGCCGTGACAGTGCAACTGTACCGTTCGTTCCGGGAACGCCGCGGTCTCAGGGCGGAACCGCAGTTCGCCCAGCAGCGATTTCGCCAGCGCCAGCGCGAGAAGTGA
- a CDS encoding Hsp20/alpha crystallin family protein yields the protein MSTLREALGDLSDDVFFDLLESEEAYLLVLDVPGVSAETLQVAVDGGRIEVDASREKSMDDEYRYVEENRSLFLDISLPLPDDATEIGASATVERGVLELTLPKRDAAAETTIDVVAGEDA from the coding sequence ATGTCTACGCTTCGCGAGGCGCTGGGTGACCTTTCCGACGACGTCTTCTTCGATCTTCTCGAGAGTGAGGAAGCGTACCTGCTCGTTCTCGACGTCCCGGGCGTCTCCGCTGAAACCCTCCAGGTGGCAGTCGACGGCGGTCGGATCGAGGTCGATGCGAGCCGCGAGAAATCCATGGACGACGAGTACCGGTACGTCGAGGAGAACCGATCGCTGTTTCTCGACATCTCGCTTCCATTGCCCGACGACGCGACCGAAATCGGCGCGAGCGCGACCGTCGAACGCGGCGTCCTCGAGTTAACCTTGCCAAAGCGCGACGCGGCGGCCGAAACGACGATCGACGTCGTCGCCGGGGAGGACGCCTAA